One segment of Solanum stenotomum isolate F172 chromosome 1, ASM1918654v1, whole genome shotgun sequence DNA contains the following:
- the LOC125867436 gene encoding transcription factor HBI1-like, whose amino-acid sequence MNIALPEMLHNNTTSNGGNGSSVLERQRARMKWHQEQVQQQEMSYFNGQNDQLMSSFHQTSEAQQFHGLINVNDQSLNELVTRAIKPDPCMENNWGDFGTTDTNGFGYVPVGVGHGGMSHPTEMNYAISRTTSCPPTMADNAVSAIKPKETILRSNRGSENFKKRKADKNQHLKEVAEEETKDKKLKECIEEGDDSSKVTTEKKSNKRSANNSSNSKENSDTSKEKSKITDDKKLDYIHVRARRGQATDSHSLAERVRREKISERMRFLQDLVPGCNKITGKAGMLDEIINYVQSLQRQVEFLSMKLAAVNPRLDIDVDNFFNKDIFATSTSTFSTVGAGTSSEMLNMAQRQFNSLQQIMSSSGLEMDILNLNEMALRRTTSAPVPIPEMFLDSSSINQVQSFQTWDTDLDNMYAMELQQGRSAQFFPHPCTGFAEAGHDLKMEM is encoded by the exons ATGAATATTGCATTACCAGAAATGCTACATAACAACACCACCAGCAATGGAGGAAATGGAAGCAGCGTGCTTGAACGACAACGAGCTAGAATGAAATGGCATCAAGAACAGGTGCAGCAACAAGAGATGAGTTATTTTAATGGACAAAATGATCAACTGATGAGTTCTTTTCATCAAACGTCTGAAGCTCAACAATTTCATGGGCTGATCAATGTAAATGATCAGAGTCTTAATGAGCTTGTGACTCGGGCAATTAAGCCAGATCCCTGTATGGAGAACAATTGGGGTGATTTTGGGACCACTGATACTAATGGTTTTGGTTATGTTCCAGTTGGAGTTGGACACGGAGGAATGTCACACCCAACTGAAATGAATTATGCTATTTCAAGAACTACAAGTTGCCCGCCTACCATGGCGGACAATGCTGTTTCTGCTATTAAACCCAAAGAGACTATACTGCGTTCTAACAGAGGCAGTGAGAACTTCAAGAAAAGGAAAGCAGATAAGAATCAACATCTCAAG GAGGTTGCAGAAGAGGAAACCAAAGACAAGAAATTGAAAGAATGCATCGAAGAGGGGGATGATTCTTCCAAGGTAACAACAGAGAAAAAAAGCAACAAAAGGAGCGCCAATAACAGTAGCAACAGTAAGGAAAATTCTGATACTTCAAAGGAGAAGTCCAAAATTACCGATGATAAAAAGCTCGACTATATACATGTCAGAGCACGTCGAGGTCAAGCCACTGATAGCCACAGTTTGGCTGAAAGA GTAAGAAGGGAAAAGATAAGTGAGAGAATGAGATTTCTGCAAGATTTAGTACCAGGTTGTAACAAGATAACAGGGAAAGCAGGAATGCTAGATGAAATAATCAACTACGTCCAATCTCTCCAAAGACAAGtagag TTCCTATCCATGAAACTAGCTGCTGTTAATCCAAGACTTGATATCGACGTAGACAATTTCTTCAACAAAGAT ATATTTGCAACTAGCACATCTACCTTTTCCACAGTGGGAGCTGGAACATCATCTGAAATGCTTAATATGGCCCAACGCCAGTTCAATTCATTGCAGCAAATAATGTCAAGTTCTGGATTAGAAATGGATATTCTAAATCTAAACGAAATGGCACTACGTAGAACCACTAGTGCTCCTGTACCAATTCCTGAAATGTTTCTTGACTCATCCAGTATCAAT CAAGTTCAGAGCTTTCAAACTTGGGACACTGATTTAGATAACATGTATGCAATGGAGCTTCAACAAGGAAGATCAGCACAGTTTTTTCCCCATCCGTGTACAG GTTTCGCTGAAGCTGGACATGACCTGAAGATGGAAATGTGA